A region of Plutella xylostella chromosome 29, ilPluXylo3.1, whole genome shotgun sequence DNA encodes the following proteins:
- the LOC105398132 gene encoding synapse-associated protein of 47 kDa, with the protein MWKITIVLFALAFCVYAEEAVAAAAAAVDGPADAEVAPGLDDTGAKPNDEPTGTSDATVETSSTVPENPDDNETDNLEDANTTEPSEVSESTGSSVASTVASSVATEDPSAPADATASGDSGNKENGTDSKRDSENKFPFNLLNLPSMPSMPTMPLMPTMPPMPSVADIIASMPTIKPLTPEDIANMTPGPDGQVYGASSSISKNVVMENGKEVVHDVTGSTTINNNGNVTTTTF; encoded by the exons ATGTGGAAGATAACTATTGTTTTATTCGCTCTGGCATTTTGTGTCTATG CTGAAGAGGCCGTTGCGGCAGCAGCTGCAGCGGTCGACGGTCCAGCTGATGCAGAAGTAGCACCGGGGCTCGACGATACTGGAGCTAAGCCTAATGATGAACCTACTGGCACAAGCGATGCCACAGTCGAAACCTCTAGTACAGTACCGGAGAATCCTGACGACAACGAAACAGACAACCTCGAAGACGCTAACACGACTGAACCTTCAGAAGTCAGTGAATCAACCGGATCTTCAGTAGCCTCTACTGTAGCCTCTTCAGTAGCCACTGAAGATCCGAGCGCCCCGGCTGATGCCACGGCTTCCGGAGACTCAGGCAACAAGGAGAATGGTACTGACAGCAAAAGGGACTCGGAGAACAAGTTCCCATTTAACCTCCTGAACCTGCCCTCGATGCCTTCGATGCCGACCATGCCTTTGATGCCAACCATGCCGCCCATGCCGTCGGTCGCTGATATCATTGCCAGTATGCCGACtatt AAGCCCCTGACCCCCGAGGACATCGCCAACATGACGCCGGGCCCCGACGGGCAGGTGTACGGCGCCTCGTCCAGCATCAGCAAGAACGTGGTCATGGAGAACGGCAAGGAGGTGGTCCATGACGTCACCGGGTCCACCACCATCAACAACAACGGCAATGTCACTACTACCACCTTCTAA
- the LOC105398131 gene encoding protein extra-macrochaetae, translated as MKAITAVCATGASVPAIAGGRIHRHRDGENAEIQMYLSKLQDLVPFMPKNRKISKLEVIQHVIDYICDLQSALESHPAVSQFDAETALAAAAQLPPAPPAPRRQPLGPRPAPNTILRKSPATPTEHRTHPTTPEKHIDRPMSC; from the exons ATGAAGGCTATAACAGCAGTGTGCGCGACCGGCGCTTCCGTCCCCGCTATCGCTGGAGGCAGAATCCACAGACATCGGGATGGAGAAAACGCAGAAATCCAAATGTATCTGTCGAAGCTACAGGACCTGGTTCCTTTCATGCCGAAGAACAGGAAGATTTCCAAGTTGGAGGTGATCCAGCACGTTATCGACTACATCTGTGACTTGCAGTCAGCATTGGAGTCGCACCCTGCAGTGAGCCAGTTCGACGCGGAgacggcgctggcggcggccgcgcagctcccgcccgccccgccggcgccgcggcGGCAGCCCCTCGGGCCCCGCCCTGCGCCCAACACCATCCTCCGCAAATCTCCCGCCACCCCCACGGAACACAGGACTCATCCGACG ACGCCTGAAAAACACATTGATCGGCCGATGTCGTGCTAA